AGGAGACGGCGGCGGCCAAGTCCGACGCGAAGGCCGAGCCGGCGAAGGGCGCCGCGTCCGATTGAGGCGCGATCTCCATGCGCGTCGTCATCCAACGAGTTTCGCGAGCCCGTGTGTCCGTGGGCGGCCGCGAGGTGGCGGCCATTGGTCCGGGACTCCTGGCATTGGTCGGCGCGGCGGAGGGCGACGGTCCCGACGACGTTCGCTATCTCGCGGAAAAGGTCGCCAATCTGCGCATCATGCCGGACGCGGACCGGCGCATGAATCGCTCGGTGCTGGACACGGCCGGCGCCGTGCTGGTGGTGTCGCAGTTCACCCTGATCGCCGAAACGCGCAAGGGCCGTCGTCCAAGCTTCACCGGCGCGGCCGCGCCGGAAATTGCCGAGCCGCTGGTGCAGGAGTTTGGCGCGGCCCTCGAGGCGCTGGGCGTGCCGGTGAGCCACGGCGAGTTTGGAGCCGCGATGGAGGTCGAGCTGGTGAACGAGGGGCCCGTCACGATCATTCTGGATAGCCATGACCGACACATCGCGCGCCGTCGCGCTTAGCCGACGGTCGAGTTCCGTCGGGGATCAGCCGTGAGTATTCGCGTGGTTCACGGCGCCGACGCCGTGCGCCGGGAGCTGATCGCCAGGCACGGTGAGCTGGCCGTGGTCGACGAGGCGGCGCGGCAACGCGCGTCGGCGGTCTTTGGCGAGTCGCTGAGCCCACGGGAGTTCGTCGCCAAGGTCGTAGAGCGCGTGCGCGCCGACGGCGACGAGGCGCTGCGAGCGATCGCCGCCAAGGTCGGTGACCACATTCCCTCACACTTTGAAGTAAGCCCGGCGGAGCTGGCAGCCGCGCGCGAGAAGGCTCCGTCCGACCTGACGGCGGACCTCGAAACCGCCGCCGAACGCATCCGGGCCTTTCACCAGCGCCAGATGCCGCGGGACTTCTTCGACGACGCAAGCGGCGTCGGGCAGCGCTGGATTCCCGTCGAGCGAGCCGGGATTCACATTCCCGGCGCCTCCGGTCCGCTGGCCTCGTCGGTGCTGATGACGGCCATCCCCGCGCGCGTGGCGGGCGTGCGCGAGACCGTGGTCTGCACGGCTGCCGCCGAGGATGGCATCGATCCCGTCATCGCCCTTGCCGCCCACGTGGCCGAGGTCGATCGGGCATTCCTGGTCTCCGGCGCGCAGGCCATCGCCGCAATGGCTGTGGGCACGGCGTCGGTGCCCCGCTGCGACGCGGTCGTCGCCCCCGGGAACGCCTGGGTTGTGCTCGCGACGCGCGAGGTGTTCGGGCTCACCGGGGTGAGCGTGCTGCCGGGACCCACGGAGACCGTGGTGATCGCCGACGCGACCGCCGATCCGGCGGATGTGGCGGCGGATCTCATCGCCCAGGCCGAGCACGGCGGCCCGGCCAGCCCCATCGCCCTCACCGACTCTGCCGAGTTTGCCGCTGAAATCGCCCGAGAAATCGAGCGCCAGCTGGACTCGCTGCCGCGTCAGGAGGTCGCCGCCGACAGCTTTGCCGCCCGGGGCGGCGTGGGCGTCGTGGCGGATCTGGACGAGGCCGTGACGCTGGCTAACGAATACGCGCCCGAGCACCTATGCCTGCTGGTGGCCGATCCGCAGCGGCTGCTCGAAGGGGTGCGCAACGCCGGCGGCGTGTTCGTCGGCGCCGGCTCGCCCGAGGTGCACGGCGACTACGTGGCCGGTCCGAGTCACGTCATGCCCACCGGAGGCTCCGCGCGGTTTGCGTCGCCGTGCGGGGTCCATGCCTTCCTCAAGTCCATGAGCGTGGTGCGGCTCGACGCGGACGACTCCCAGCGATTGGCGCCGGTGGCCGCTCGCATGGCGCGGGCGGAACGGCTGGAAGGCCACGCGCGGGCCGCGGAGCGCCGTCAGAACCCCGCCGGCCCGTGACTACAATGGCTCCGCAACTCGCGCACCGGGGGGTCGCCCGCATTGGCTGACCGCACCGCCTCCGTCCAGCGAACAACGGACGAGACCGACGTCACGGTGACCGTGGACATCGACGGCAACGGCCAGTTCGAAGGATCCACGGGCATCGGGTTCCTGGACCACATGCTGGCCCAGATCGCCAAGCACGGCATGTTCGACCTCGACGTCAACGCCGCGGGCGATCTCAACGTCGACGGGCACCACACGGCCGAGGATGTCGGCATCACCCTCGGCAAGGCGTGCAACGACGCCCTCGGCGATCGCGTCGGTATCGCCCGCATGGCCGACGCCACCGTGCCCATGGACGAGGCGCTGGCCAACGTGGCCGTTGACCTGGCCGGGCGCGACCACCTGTCGTTCGACGCGGAGTTCAAGCAGGACGCGATCGGCGACCTCGAGACCTCGCTCATCGAGCACTTCATCGGATCGTTCGCTCGTCACCTTGGCGCGGCGGTGCACGTGCGGCTGCTCGCCGGGCGCGACGACCACCACAAGGCCGAAGCGATCTTCAAGGCGCTGGCGCGCGCCCTCGATGCGGCCACCGCGCTCGATCCGCGCCGCGAGGGCCAGGTGCCCAGCACCAAGGGCACCCTCGAAACCTAGCCGCCGCCGGTGAACCGCCGGCTGGATGTCGAGCTGGTCCATCGCGGCCTGGCGCCCACCCGAGCCCAGGCGCGGCAATACGTCCGTGACGGCTTCGTGCGTGTCAACGGTGAGGTGGCCAGGCGACCGGGGCGCGCCGTGGCGTCCGACGCGGCCATTGAGGTGGACCCGGAGGCGTCGCGCTACGTGGGACGCGGCGGGCGCAAGCTGGCATTCGCCCTCGACCACTTCGGCCTGGATCCGAGCGGCCTCCGCGTGCTCGACGTTGGCGCCGGAACCGGCGGCTTCACCGACGTGCTGCTCCAGCGCGGCGCCGCGCACGTGGTCGCCGTGGACGTCGGGCACGGCCAACTCGCTCAGGCCCTGCGCGACGATCCGCGGGTTGACGTGCGCGAAGGCGCCGACGTGCGGGATCTCGCCGCCATCGAGCCACCGGTTGACGCGGTGGTCGCCGACCTGGCGTTCATCCGGTTGCGCGACGTGCTCGACTCCCTGGTCCGCGCGGCGCCGGCGGCGCAATGGATGATCGTGCTTCTCAAGCCCCAGTTCGAGCTGCCGGGCAAAAGCGTCCCCCCGGACGGCGTGGTCAAGAGCCAGGCGCAGCGCGAGGCGGTGCTTCAGAGCTATCGCACG
The sequence above is a segment of the Chloroflexota bacterium genome. Coding sequences within it:
- the dtd gene encoding D-aminoacyl-tRNA deacylase, giving the protein MRVVIQRVSRARVSVGGREVAAIGPGLLALVGAAEGDGPDDVRYLAEKVANLRIMPDADRRMNRSVLDTAGAVLVVSQFTLIAETRKGRRPSFTGAAAPEIAEPLVQEFGAALEALGVPVSHGEFGAAMEVELVNEGPVTIILDSHDRHIARRRA
- the hisD gene encoding histidinol dehydrogenase — encoded protein: MSIRVVHGADAVRRELIARHGELAVVDEAARQRASAVFGESLSPREFVAKVVERVRADGDEALRAIAAKVGDHIPSHFEVSPAELAAAREKAPSDLTADLETAAERIRAFHQRQMPRDFFDDASGVGQRWIPVERAGIHIPGASGPLASSVLMTAIPARVAGVRETVVCTAAAEDGIDPVIALAAHVAEVDRAFLVSGAQAIAAMAVGTASVPRCDAVVAPGNAWVVLATREVFGLTGVSVLPGPTETVVIADATADPADVAADLIAQAEHGGPASPIALTDSAEFAAEIAREIERQLDSLPRQEVAADSFAARGGVGVVADLDEAVTLANEYAPEHLCLLVADPQRLLEGVRNAGGVFVGAGSPEVHGDYVAGPSHVMPTGGSARFASPCGVHAFLKSMSVVRLDADDSQRLAPVAARMARAERLEGHARAAERRQNPAGP
- the hisB gene encoding imidazoleglycerol-phosphate dehydratase HisB — its product is MADRTASVQRTTDETDVTVTVDIDGNGQFEGSTGIGFLDHMLAQIAKHGMFDLDVNAAGDLNVDGHHTAEDVGITLGKACNDALGDRVGIARMADATVPMDEALANVAVDLAGRDHLSFDAEFKQDAIGDLETSLIEHFIGSFARHLGAAVHVRLLAGRDDHHKAEAIFKALARALDAATALDPRREGQVPSTKGTLET
- a CDS encoding TlyA family RNA methyltransferase, giving the protein MNRRLDVELVHRGLAPTRAQARQYVRDGFVRVNGEVARRPGRAVASDAAIEVDPEASRYVGRGGRKLAFALDHFGLDPSGLRVLDVGAGTGGFTDVLLQRGAAHVVAVDVGHGQLAQALRDDPRVDVREGADVRDLAAIEPPVDAVVADLAFIRLRDVLDSLVRAAPAAQWMIVLLKPQFELPGKSVPPDGVVKSQAQREAVLQSYRTWLARARYVEVATCPSPVPGAGGNRETFVHLAPPWPAPH